Within Raineyella sp. W15-4, the genomic segment CTCCGAGCACGGGGTGTCCTGCCTGACCGCAGCGGGGGTGCTGTCGGCGATCGACCGTGAGTGCTACGACCTGGTGGCCGTCGGCATCACCCGGACCGGCCGCTGGGTCCAGCTGGGCGTCGACGAGGTGGTCGCGCTGACCACGGTCGACGGTGTGCTGCCCGAGGTGCCCGAGGATCGGGCCGACGCGGTGCTCTCCCGGACGGCGGATGGAGCCCGGATCGCCTCGGTCGACGGTGACCGGCTGGTCGACGTCCACGACATCGACCTGGTCTTCTCGCTGCTGCACGGCCCGATGGGCGAGGACGGCACGATCCAGGGCCTCTTCGAGATGTACGGCGTGCGCTACGTCGGCTCCGGGGTGACGGCCAGCGCCCTGGCGATGGACAAGATCCGGATGAAACAGGTGATGACCCTCTGCGGGCTGCCGATCGGCCCGTGGGTCGCCATCCGCCCGGCCGAGTGGGCGGCCGATCCGCAGGCCTGCCTGGCGGCGGCCGAGGCGTTGCGGTTCCCGGTCTACGTCAAGCCCGCCCGCGGCGGTTCCAGTGTCGGCATCACCAAGGTGGCGGAACCGTCCGGGCTGCCCGCGGCGATTGCCGAGGCGCACCGTTGGGACCCGCGGGTGATCGTCGAGGAGGGCATCCGCGACGCTCGCGAGCTGGAGTGCGGGGTGCTGCAGGACCCCGCCGGCGGCCGTCCCGGCACCTCGGTGGTGGCCGAGATCGAGATGCACACCGCGTCCGGCTTCTACGACTTCGACGCCAAGTACCTGCCCGAGGAGCAGGTCAGCCTGCACGTCCCGGCCAGCCTCGACCCGGCGATCGCCGAGGCGGTGCGCGAGGTCTCGGTCCGGGTCTTCGAGGCGTTCGACTGCGAGGGCCTGGCCCGGGTCGACTGCTTCCTCACCCAGGACAACCAGGTGCTGGTCAACGAACTCAACACCATGCCCGGGTTCACCCGGTTCTCGATGTTCCCGCAGGTCTGGGCCGCGGCCGGGGTGGCCTACCCGGAGCTGATCGGCCGGCTGATCGAACTGGCGCTGGCGCGCCCCGTCGGCCTGCGCTGAGCCCGGGATCGGCCCCCGGTCGCCGCCGGCCGGGTCCCCGTCCGTCGGTCGATGGGTGCCGTCAGCCGACGCAGGGCCGCAGCAGGGTGTCGTGGTCGGCCACCACGGAGGCCAGTTCGGCGAGCGCGTCGCCGGTGTTGCCGTAGGAGTTCGGCACCCCCACCTGGACGTACGCGGCCCGGCCGACGGTGGTGAACACCGTCCCGGTGACACCGTCCTGGGACCACCAGCCGACGCCGTTCACCTCCAGGCACTGGCTCGTCGGGGTCAGCCCGGCCGGCTGGGGCAGCCCGCAGGCCAGGGT encodes:
- a CDS encoding DUF3515 domain-containing protein; translated protein: MRDARPAALGVRPAALGVATATTILLAGCSAPVQLPDPPVDDATRALCTALVADAPATLLGSPRRATTGSLAVAWGDPPITLACGLPQPAGLTPTSQCLEVNGVGWWSQDGVTGTVFTTVGRAAYVQVGVPNSYGNTGDALAELASVVADHDTLLRPCVG
- a CDS encoding D-alanine--D-alanine ligase family protein, with amino-acid sequence MTTSARPTVAVVFGGGSSEHGVSCLTAAGVLSAIDRECYDLVAVGITRTGRWVQLGVDEVVALTTVDGVLPEVPEDRADAVLSRTADGARIASVDGDRLVDVHDIDLVFSLLHGPMGEDGTIQGLFEMYGVRYVGSGVTASALAMDKIRMKQVMTLCGLPIGPWVAIRPAEWAADPQACLAAAEALRFPVYVKPARGGSSVGITKVAEPSGLPAAIAEAHRWDPRVIVEEGIRDARELECGVLQDPAGGRPGTSVVAEIEMHTASGFYDFDAKYLPEEQVSLHVPASLDPAIAEAVREVSVRVFEAFDCEGLARVDCFLTQDNQVLVNELNTMPGFTRFSMFPQVWAAAGVAYPELIGRLIELALARPVGLR